One Thermus sp. CCB_US3_UF1 DNA window includes the following coding sequences:
- a CDS encoding peptidylprolyl isomerase: MGVRAFLLSLLFLLGACKGESMKPLPYLSPTPVRSFKTPEAVLEAGKDYYARLKTTKGEILLDLLEKEAPNTVNSFVFLALHRYFEGVVWHRVIPGFVAQTGDPTGTGRGGPGYAFGLEIAPGLAFDREGMVGMARTQDPNSNGSQFFITLAPTPHLTGQYTLFAKVVEGMEVVRRLAPTEGPGAGGERDRILAVEILVKE; the protein is encoded by the coding sequence ATGGGGGTGCGCGCGTTTCTCCTCTCCCTCCTCTTCCTCCTTGGCGCCTGCAAGGGTGAGAGCATGAAGCCCCTTCCCTACCTTTCCCCGACCCCGGTCCGCAGCTTCAAGACCCCCGAGGCGGTGCTGGAAGCGGGCAAGGACTACTACGCCCGCCTCAAGACCACCAAGGGGGAGATCCTCCTGGACCTCCTGGAAAAGGAAGCCCCCAACACGGTGAACTCCTTCGTCTTTCTGGCCCTCCACCGCTACTTTGAGGGCGTGGTCTGGCACCGGGTCATCCCCGGGTTCGTGGCCCAGACCGGGGACCCCACGGGCACGGGCCGGGGCGGACCGGGGTACGCCTTTGGCCTGGAGATCGCCCCGGGCCTGGCCTTTGACCGGGAGGGAATGGTGGGCATGGCCCGCACCCAGGACCCCAACTCCAACGGGAGCCAGTTCTTCATCACCCTGGCCCCCACCCCCCACCTGACCGGGCAGTACACCCTCTTCGCCAAGGTGGTGGAGGGGATGGAGGTGGTGCGCCGCCTGGCCCCCACGGAGGGCCCGGGGGCGGGGGGCGAGCGGGACAGGATCCTGGCGGTGGAGATCCTGGTCAAGGAATGA
- a CDS encoding Ig domain-containing protein, whose product MRKFWPLAFLLAACGAQDPTGVGTEPLRLTGATLPPAYLGESYTALFSAEGGVRPYTFALEGKLPQGLVFQGGRIQGVPREKGQFPLTLTVEDGAKNSRVQKLTLTVSDPPPPRLTLVVPPAQVEGPFLLLGRVEVREAVGFQLEVGLADLEPDLKGLRGVGPAYLLDYDPATGLLRLDMAFPRPLKDQEAFRLLLTPKKPVLPRLSPRVVLYDKEGKPLGQPLPRGKAFGELWALAQNWGKEGQGLKGDLNGDGKVGVGDLEALAAGYFPKAEAPQGQGEGRAP is encoded by the coding sequence ATGCGGAAGTTCTGGCCCCTTGCCTTCCTCCTTGCCGCCTGCGGCGCCCAGGACCCCACGGGGGTGGGAACCGAGCCCTTGCGCCTTACCGGCGCCACCCTGCCCCCCGCCTACCTGGGGGAGAGCTACACCGCCCTCTTCAGCGCCGAGGGCGGGGTGCGGCCCTACACCTTTGCCCTGGAGGGCAAGCTGCCCCAGGGCCTCGTCTTCCAGGGGGGGAGGATCCAGGGGGTGCCCCGGGAAAAGGGCCAGTTCCCCCTTACCCTCACCGTGGAGGACGGGGCCAAGAACAGCCGGGTGCAGAAGCTGACCCTGACGGTTTCCGACCCCCCGCCGCCCCGGCTCACCCTGGTGGTCCCTCCCGCCCAGGTGGAGGGCCCCTTCCTCCTTCTGGGCCGGGTGGAGGTGCGGGAGGCGGTGGGTTTCCAGCTGGAGGTGGGCCTGGCCGATCTGGAACCCGATCTGAAGGGCTTACGGGGGGTGGGCCCCGCCTACCTCCTGGACTACGATCCCGCCACGGGCCTCCTGCGCTTGGACATGGCCTTTCCCCGGCCCCTTAAGGACCAGGAGGCCTTCCGCCTCCTCCTCACCCCCAAGAAGCCCGTGCTCCCCAGGTTGAGCCCCCGGGTGGTCCTCTACGACAAGGAGGGGAAGCCCCTGGGGCAGCCCCTCCCCCGGGGTAAAGCCTTCGGCGAGCTTTGGGCTTTGGCCCAGAACTGGGGCAAGGAGGGCCAGGGGCTCAAGGGGGACCTGAACGGGGACGGCAAGGTGGGGGTGGGGGACCTCGAGGCCCTGGCCGCGGGGTACTTCCCTAAGGCCGAAGCCCCCCAGGGCCAGGGGGAGGGGAGGGCCCCCTAG
- the dcd gene encoding dCTP deaminase, whose translation MVKPDWWIREMAQKGMIEPFEERLVREGVISYGLSSFGYDLRAAPEWKIFTNVFSTVVDPKGFDPRSFVEYEGEEVIIPPNSFALTRSIEYIRMPENVIAIALGKSTYARCGIVANVTPLEPGWEGHVTLEISNTTPLPAKVYAGEGIVQILFLEGPRPEVTYKDRKGKYQGQKGITLPRV comes from the coding sequence ATGGTTAAGCCGGACTGGTGGATCCGGGAGATGGCCCAAAAGGGCATGATTGAGCCCTTTGAGGAGCGCCTGGTGCGGGAAGGGGTGATCAGCTACGGCCTCTCCTCCTTCGGCTACGACCTCCGCGCCGCTCCGGAGTGGAAGATCTTCACCAACGTCTTCTCCACGGTGGTGGACCCCAAGGGCTTTGACCCCCGGAGCTTCGTGGAGTACGAGGGGGAGGAGGTCATCATCCCCCCCAACTCCTTCGCCCTTACCCGGAGCATCGAGTACATCCGCATGCCGGAAAACGTGATCGCCATCGCTTTGGGCAAGAGCACCTACGCCCGTTGCGGCATCGTGGCCAACGTCACCCCCCTGGAGCCGGGCTGGGAGGGGCACGTCACCCTGGAGATCTCCAACACCACCCCCTTGCCCGCCAAGGTCTACGCCGGGGAGGGGATCGTGCAGATCCTCTTCCTGGAGGGCCCCAGGCCCGAGGTCACCTACAAGGACCGCAAGGGCAAGTACCAGGGGCAGAAGGGCATCACCCTGCCCCGGGTGTAG